The following proteins are co-located in the Synechococcus sp. PROS-U-1 genome:
- the gcvH gene encoding glycine cleavage system protein GcvH: MAFEFPASFRFADSHEYANADGELVRVGISAFAVDQLGDIVFVDLPDVGSNLAKGTSFGSVESVKAVEDMYAPIAGEVVQRNEAVLASPEELQNDPHGEGWLLVLRPADPSELESLMTAEAYSAKVNAG; the protein is encoded by the coding sequence ATGGCGTTTGAGTTCCCCGCCTCTTTCCGCTTCGCCGACAGCCACGAATACGCCAACGCCGATGGCGAGCTGGTGAGGGTGGGCATTAGCGCCTTCGCCGTTGATCAACTGGGCGACATCGTGTTTGTCGATCTGCCGGACGTGGGCTCCAACCTGGCGAAGGGCACCAGCTTCGGATCGGTGGAATCGGTGAAGGCCGTCGAAGACATGTACGCGCCCATTGCCGGTGAGGTGGTGCAACGCAATGAAGCGGTGCTGGCCAGTCCGGAGGAACTGCAGAACGATCCCCATGGCGAGGGCTGGCTGCTGGTGCTGCGACCGGCGGATCCCTCTGAGCTCGAGAGCCTGATGACCGCGGAGGCCTACAGCGCCAAGGTCAACGCCGGCTGA
- a CDS encoding methionine gamma-lyase family protein, with the protein MQRVIGATANHLIEVVARDQAELAAARTASVELRLQRILDALSAERVGPQHFASLTGYGHGDQGREVVDRVFARVLGAEAAAVRLQFVSGTHAIAAALFGVLRPGDRLLSITGRPYDTLEEVIGLRGQGQGSLAEFGVSYDEIDLQPDGVVDEVALSQVLEQPCRMVLIQRSCGYSWRPSVTVDQIAGLCDRIHARQPNCVVFVDNCYGELVEEQEPTAVGADLIAGSLIKNLGGTIAPTGGYIAGRADLVEQACCRLTAPGIGSEGGTGFDLQRLVLQGLFLAPQMVSEALIGADLVAGVFERLGFPVNPRPGAVRSDLIQAVRLGSPEALKVVCRAFQAMSPVGAYLDPVPASMPGYASDLVMAGGTFIDGSTSEFSADAPLREPFNLYVQGGTHRAHIRLALSRALCDLNAAGLINLPQTGET; encoded by the coding sequence ATGCAACGGGTGATTGGTGCAACTGCAAATCATCTGATCGAAGTGGTGGCGAGGGATCAGGCTGAACTTGCCGCAGCGAGGACCGCGTCCGTGGAGCTCCGTTTGCAACGGATCCTCGATGCGCTGTCGGCAGAGCGTGTGGGCCCTCAGCACTTTGCTTCGCTCACTGGTTATGGCCATGGTGACCAAGGGCGTGAGGTGGTGGATCGGGTCTTTGCCCGGGTCCTGGGGGCCGAAGCTGCGGCAGTGCGCCTGCAATTTGTGAGCGGCACCCATGCGATTGCGGCAGCGTTGTTTGGGGTGCTGAGGCCCGGTGATCGTCTGTTGTCGATTACTGGGCGCCCCTACGACACCTTGGAAGAGGTGATCGGTCTTCGCGGTCAGGGCCAGGGCTCCCTGGCGGAGTTCGGGGTCTCATACGACGAAATCGACCTGCAGCCCGACGGGGTCGTGGACGAGGTGGCGTTAAGCCAGGTCTTGGAGCAGCCCTGTCGGATGGTGCTGATCCAGCGCAGTTGTGGTTACAGCTGGCGTCCCTCGGTCACGGTTGATCAGATCGCAGGGCTGTGTGACCGCATCCATGCGCGCCAGCCGAACTGCGTGGTCTTTGTCGACAACTGTTACGGAGAGTTGGTGGAGGAGCAGGAGCCAACGGCTGTTGGGGCGGATCTCATCGCTGGTTCCTTGATCAAGAACCTCGGCGGCACCATTGCTCCCACCGGCGGGTACATCGCTGGCCGGGCAGATCTTGTTGAGCAGGCCTGCTGCAGGCTCACGGCTCCGGGGATCGGCAGTGAGGGCGGCACAGGATTTGACCTGCAGCGGCTGGTGCTGCAGGGGCTGTTCCTGGCGCCGCAGATGGTGTCGGAGGCCTTGATCGGTGCGGACCTTGTGGCGGGAGTGTTCGAGCGGCTGGGGTTCCCTGTGAACCCGAGGCCGGGCGCGGTGCGCAGCGATTTGATTCAGGCGGTTCGGCTGGGCAGTCCGGAAGCCCTCAAAGTCGTGTGTCGAGCGTTCCAGGCCATGTCACCGGTTGGTGCTTATCTCGATCCGGTTCCTGCCTCGATGCCTGGCTATGCCTCTGATCTGGTGATGGCAGGAGGGACGTTCATCGACGGCTCCACCAGTGAATTTTCGGCGGATGCGCCGCTGCGGGAACCCTTCAACCTCTATGTGCAGGGCGGCACCCATCGGGCTCACATCCGCCTGGCTTTGTCCCGTGCATTGTGTGACCTGAATGCGGCAGGCCTGATCAATCTCCCGCAAACTGGGGAAACCTGA
- a CDS encoding acyl-CoA desaturase, with the protein MARREPLPARQRKLKMGTTSFMLVMHVLATVALLPRFWSWQGVVAFGVLYWMTVLGVTLGLHRLVAHRSMVVPVWVERILVLMGTLACQSGPIEWVGLHRHHHRFSDQPTDHHDAGRGLWWSHSEWMLHDIPALKELDRYAGDLQCDPFYRWLDRWFLLLQIPLGLGLYWFGEAAQVHGGGLGLVLWAIPLRLVVVYHVTWLVNSATHAFGYRNFDCPDLSRNCWWVALLSFGEGWHNNHHAHPASARHGLRWFEFDFTWQHVRLLKRLGLASRVRTARYVPGNS; encoded by the coding sequence ATGGCACGGCGTGAGCCTCTGCCCGCCCGTCAGCGAAAACTGAAGATGGGTACCACCAGTTTCATGCTGGTGATGCACGTGCTCGCCACCGTGGCGCTGCTCCCGCGCTTCTGGAGCTGGCAGGGCGTTGTGGCCTTCGGCGTTCTCTATTGGATGACCGTTTTGGGCGTCACCCTGGGCCTGCACCGTCTGGTGGCGCACCGCAGCATGGTGGTGCCGGTGTGGGTTGAGCGCATCCTGGTGCTGATGGGCACCCTCGCCTGCCAGAGCGGCCCGATCGAATGGGTGGGTCTGCATCGCCATCACCATCGCTTTTCGGATCAGCCGACTGATCACCATGACGCCGGGCGCGGACTTTGGTGGAGCCACAGCGAGTGGATGCTGCATGACATCCCTGCACTGAAGGAATTGGACCGCTACGCCGGCGACCTTCAATGCGATCCGTTTTATCGCTGGCTTGATCGCTGGTTCCTACTCCTACAAATCCCCCTGGGACTGGGCCTGTACTGGTTTGGTGAAGCTGCACAAGTGCATGGCGGCGGCCTTGGCTTGGTCCTGTGGGCCATCCCACTGCGCCTCGTGGTCGTCTATCACGTGACTTGGCTGGTGAACTCCGCCACCCACGCCTTCGGATACCGCAACTTCGACTGCCCTGACCTGTCCCGCAACTGCTGGTGGGTTGCTTTGCTCTCCTTCGGAGAGGGCTGGCACAACAACCACCACGCTCATCCGGCGAGCGCTCGTCACGGTCTGCGCTGGTTTGAATTCGATTTCACCTGGCAACACGTGCGGCTGCTCAAGCGCCTTGGCCTGGCAAGCAGGGTTCGCACTGCTCGATACGTTCCTGGAAATTCATAA